One segment of Onychomys torridus chromosome 3, mOncTor1.1, whole genome shotgun sequence DNA contains the following:
- the LOC118579169 gene encoding glyceraldehyde-3-phosphate dehydrogenase-like has protein sequence MAFCVPTHNVSVMDLICHLQKASKYDDIKKVVKQASEGPLKGILCYTEDQVVSCDFNSDPHSSTFDAGAGIALSGNFVELISW, from the coding sequence ATGGCCTTCTGTGTTCCTACCCACAATGTGTCTGTCATGGATCTGATTTGCCATCTGCAGAAAGCTTCCAAGTATGATGACATCAAGAAGGTGGTGAAGCAGGCATCGGAGGGCCCACTAAAGGGCATCCTGTGCTACACTGAGGACCAGGTTGTCTCCTGCGACTTTAACAGTGACCCCCACTCCTCCACCTTCGATGCTGGAGCTGGCATTGCTCTCAGTGGCAACTTTGTGGAGCTTATTTCCTGGTAG